The genomic DNA CGCATCGCCTCCACCGCCGCGGAGGTCAGCCGGAGCACCGCCTCGCAGTGCACCTTGAGCATGGTCAGCTCGTCGGCCATGGGGACGTCGAGGAAGCGGCCCTTGTTGCCGAAACCGGCGTTGTTGACCAGCAGGTCGACGGGGTTCCTGCGGTCCGACAGCCGGGCTGCCACCGCGTCGATGCCGGCGTCCGCCGACAGGTCCGCCGTCAGCACCTCCGCCTCGATGCCGTGCCGGTCGTGCAGCTCCGTGGCCTGCTCGCGCAGCCGCTCGGTGTCGCGGGCGACCAGCACCAGGTCGTGTCCGTCGGCCGCCAGCCGCCGGGCGAACGCGGCGCCGAGGCCCGCCGTCGAGCCCGTAATCAATGCCGTTGTCATGGCGCAAGGTTAGGGCGCGGGATCGTGGCTGCGGACCGAGCCGGTCCGCTTCGCTCGGGCGCCGTACTGCGCCACGTACTTCCGCGCCGACGCCAACGCCTCCGGGTGCAGCGCGTCGCCCGCCGCGAGCAGCCGGGGGAGCAGGTCCCGCTGGGTCGTCACCGCGCGGAACTGCAGGGCCACCGTCACCTCGTGCGCGGGCCGGTGCACGATCCGCACCGGATCGCCCGCCCGGATCTCACCGGCTTCCAGGACGCGGAAGTAGGCGCCCGGCGCACCCTTCTCCGTGAAGCGCTTCACCCAGCGCTGTTCACCCATGTGGCCCTGGAAGGTGCGGCAGGGGATGCGCCCGGACGTCACCTCGAGGAGCAGCTCGGGACCGACCCGCCAGCGCTCGCCGATGAGGGCACCGGCGAGGTCCAGGCCCGTGGTGGTGAGGTTCTCGCCGAACGAGCCGTTCGGCAGCTCGCGGCCCAGCGCGTGTCCCCAGTCGTCCAGGTCCTCGCGCGCCATCGCGTAGACCGCCTGGTCGGTGCCGCCGTGGTGCCGCGTGTCGCAGACGGTGTCGCCGGCCAGGCCACTCGCCCCGAACCCCTTCGATCCGGGTGCCGCCACCCGCACGGGCCCGTCGGCCGGCCGCTTGTCGATGCCGGTGACGCCCTCGGGCTGGTCCGTGTACGGCACGGCCTTCGCGCGCCCCAGATTGACGGACAGGAGCCTCATGGCGGAAAGGTGCATGCCGGAACGGTAGGTCATGCGCGGTCAAAGCGGCGACGCATTATTCGGCGTCCGGTCAAAGGGTCGCTTATCCTCGGGGGTGTGATCGAGGCTCGTCATCTCCGCGTGCTGCG from Streptomyces sp. CB09001 includes the following:
- a CDS encoding MOSC domain-containing protein, yielding MRLLSVNLGRAKAVPYTDQPEGVTGIDKRPADGPVRVAAPGSKGFGASGLAGDTVCDTRHHGGTDQAVYAMAREDLDDWGHALGRELPNGSFGENLTTTGLDLAGALIGERWRVGPELLLEVTSGRIPCRTFQGHMGEQRWVKRFTEKGAPGAYFRVLEAGEIRAGDPVRIVHRPAHEVTVALQFRAVTTQRDLLPRLLAAGDALHPEALASARKYVAQYGARAKRTGSVRSHDPAP